The following DNA comes from Rosa rugosa chromosome 5, drRosRugo1.1, whole genome shotgun sequence.
ctgatcaggtacgttggcccccgtcactcgggtcctaaagattgggttcgctacccaacaccctctgctccgtgcagctccccctcaccaaacaaatttcgcgaccatccggaggtccatcttagccggggagtgggggactccctggggggcctagcaggggcccacccgaaagggtataaagcgtttgctcagtaatatccatggttgacaacgcactgacgctaattatgcttctgcaaaagtctagcggaagaaaacgcttcacaccgccgatcaactccccaaccaagattgccctccttgactggggacttgggggacttgtacctacatgtacgttgcaaagcataattagctataatcagacaccctcatcgtaccgccagaggtaccaactatcgtcaaaggagtaacccacagataggcagccaggcgggccacggcctgagcacaagcgttccccacgatcaccgctgacgcgccgccacgcactctgccaagacggcatcagaagctactgaaactgggaactgaagcacttcagtcccacatcgaaaacaaggagaagatcagacctctcctcacctataaaaggtcctctcttctcccttcattaaattacgcattaactctcatttattactatgctgcctatatatcaactgacttaggcatcggagaagtgaagaccgcccaacgcggtctccctctgacgccctgcctttcatttagcagctagcaggaatcaccaagtatacagagtagcggtccgcccgccggacccgcgttaaacgaaggtttggctaccgccagactttgagcattaacagatggttcaagaacggaaacgttagcaggggcagggattgttctggagaatccagcgggcgatcgtttttcttattctttccagttggagttcaaatgtacaaacaatcaagcagagtatAAGGCCTTGatcattggcctagaggttctgctagagttgggagtaagggacgttcaggtacacggcgactctttgcttataatcaaccagctccaaggaaagtacaagtgtgaaagcttcttgcttataccctatttgcatcgcgccattgaacttctggatcaattcgatgatgcggatttggagcacataccccgtgagcgcaactttgcggccaatgagctcgctcaattggctacgggcattacattgaagtatggtgttcgcgagcgcatcctgaaggtcgagcgccgcacactgccttcgtggctcgcgcggcctgacccaccagatgatccagttgtcgcggttctcgagcctattgacgtcgattggcgcataccgctgattgactacctcaagcaaacagaccctacagcagacaggaagactcgttttctttccttgaattatttcctcagaggtgacgagctgcgacgacgtggggaagatggcgtagactttcgctgtgtctatggccgcgaagccaagaggttgatgcgcgaagcgcacacgggagtatgtggagcccatcaagcaggccccaagatgcgttggcttatcagaagacatgggtattattggcccagcattttgaaggactgtatcgcgttcgcgaaaggttgccaagactgtcaggcgcatggtccagtgcagcacattcccaatattcccatgcagcctattattaaaccttggcctgcccgtggctgggctttggacttgattgggatgattcaccctcattcctcgctccagcataagttcatcattgtagccactgatttcttcacgaaatgggttgaggctgaacgtttgaaggaagcttccggcgctaccattcgccagtttatctttcagaatattatttACAGGTTTGGCATTCCAGAAGTGCTGGTCTTAGAAaggggggcagcatttatgggcggcgaggtagagaaacttgtcacggacttgggcatccagttcgtccacagcacaccatattatgcccaatccaatggtcaagcagaggccagtaacaagattattatcaccttgctcaagaagatgcttgttgaaaaccctagacagtggcacgatacgttgtatgagaccttatgggcttatcgtacctccaagagaaatcccactgctacgaccccctatgcactaatgttcGGTCATGATGCCATCTTACCGTTGGAAATCAACGTCCAGTctctgcgcgtccaagatcagcatcacttgatcggcgaagattatgttcaggcgatgtggcaagaacacgaagatctcagcgagcaacgcttggcagctttggacaacttggttttggaaaagcaaaggattgctcgcgcctatgacaagaggacacgtggccgtagttacaaagagggtgacttggtgtggaaggctgttttgccttttggcgagaagttgaccggtcgcggtaaatggactccgcgatgggaaggacccttcgttgttcatcgcattctggagcgcggggcctttcacctcaaagatttggatggcgacctccaccgcaatcccattaacgggcgcttcctgaagaaatactaccctagtgtttgggagtttgaagatccaccggatcaaccttcttctcagacaggggggcaaccttagtctccccaggttcgcttcatccatgttcaggccttttctgtggccttagtatcctgtacttgcttcacctacgaatactaggggggcaacactctgtacatccaggccttatttgaggctttattttcggtcaacaatttcaaatttcttgttattgttgtcaatttttcttttctttgacattatggtgttaagaatgcatgtaatggcctatacctgaggccttattttatacgtTGATTTGCaaaaaactttcattcataaagtggctttgcggccaaagagcagtacaaagtgcaaatcaaaataattacatttgcggtttacaaggccagaagtggcttagagtaaaaaccataaagttacagatctactgagagtttctggatcttgtggcagcAAAGGGGCTGTGCTCGGACATtcatactctccctctcttcacccacatgcctcctctgctctgagttgcagccgctaccgtctgtaccggaccaaaaaggaaggaaataatccatcgcaacccttttggttggattaccctccgggatggagatggtcttcacagagaagcgcgactcacaaccacatctacctctaggggaaaaacataagtcacgcagtcagaccctggaggtaggctacggagcaagaacaggcgacccatattggtcttccgcccttcttcctcctgctccacgcgggcaatcTGAGAGAGAGGACCCCTCAGAATCGGGTTCCGCCGCAGCgggagcaccacatgttcttcagtctaaatgaaaccggtgggtttcaccgcgacttccagagaccaaagacatgtggttggacctgaggttaggccataagacctacccaggtattgaggttaagccataaggcctaggaatttgaggctaaggttaatatcgtgaggagaagattgtagaaactggaggaagagaagtagagattgtGATGCTATTTCTGGGAAACCCATATTCGTTTGTGTGTATCATCTCCCcagagtgcaggtatttatagtgccagtctcagtggccttgaccgtacgatggttagttgtgatattctcattgccatcaatgagcgtatcaattggagttaaatgctaagatctcggaaatgaggataattgaaagcgcgtgggagacggggcagtctccaaggaggtaaccgctccatttcgagattatcctttcaatcttttcaaacagttttaaaagcataaaaacaaatgaaagcGCTGAACAGTTTGAGAAGTTAAGTTGatatgtatttgggccaagcgatgtgggctaaatattaagttaataataatattattgttcatacaaaacatgggcttaattctagaggcccaaaagtctgcggcctgcatgggtcaggcgaaggaaaagttcatctaaacgaaaactagcatccgcagcagcttgtgcggcttgctGGGCTGCCACGCGAGCTTGAGCCAGTTCCTGGGATAGCGTTTCGAAGGCAAAGAGGGGTTGTTCTAACTGAGGCTCCGCATGAGTAAGCCTGGTAGTAACGTcagttaaccgggcttgaagagcctgaatctgggacctcaagtggttcctttcgagcgtcaggtccctgatgaggttagcttggtcacccaagaaatcgcgcgcggtctctgtttgttgagtgaggttctgatagtgcgtctcggtctgcctagcctgcgcgctcgcgactgcccgctcattgagcccttgagggagattttgcagcagttgatcgacctcttggaactgatcttcagtgatggctccctcgcggagaagcaccctcaaatattctaagactctcacgggcgcaccaggaatcagaatatcagggcccaggaagcgacgaaggccttctttagcttcatctacgaccccaggaggggtcacttcaagtacacgagctaacctttccagagtggagggagttggttgctcagcgacagggACCTCAGGAGGTTCAGCGACAGGTGCTGCCTCTGGCATTGGTTCAGGAAGATTTACCAATCCTCCGGCTTCAGTaacttggggggcagggggaaGAGGTTCCTGACCAACCATATTAAGAGCGGGCTCAGCAGCTTCTGCCTCTACAGCTTCAGCTTCAGCGTCCTCAGTGTTGAAGGCATTTGGATTCTGGAAGAAGGTATTGTCAGAATAGAATATTTAAGCcaggaaataataataatgaattaGTTGGTTAAAGGAAATACCTCCTCGGCTGGGGGCTCATGCTCAACGACCGCTGGCATTGCCTCTGGGTTAGCTTCGCTAGGAATAGGAATTGAGTCAGGCGCTATCTGTTCCAGGACAGGTATATCACTTGGTTCCTCGTGAGGTGCATCCGGTAGCGGTACTCTATCTTCGGCCTCAGGCGAGCtatcatctatgatctgcactAGGACCGAGGCCAACTGTGCATTACTGGCAGCGCCCGCAGGAGGTGGAGAGTTGTTCACAATAGTTGGCGTTTGggcttgggaagcagatgtgccttcaccagcagctgaagatccttcttcagtGTGTCTCGAGGACCTATGGCGAACCTGCGAATGAGGATTGTTACATGGTCGCATAGAATAGAAAGAAATTGCTAACAAGTACTGAGTAGGTTTGTGTCTTACCGgtcggtcagcgattggttcatcttctgcccatagGTCAGTTCGAGGATCCGAGCGACTGCGTTTCCGAGCCGAGAGGGCGGCGATCTATTGGGATCAGAAGATTAGGTTTGATTCGTGGAGGAAGTATGATTTActcaaacaataaaaaatttcttaccgtctgcgagtcatcatcatcagaggaggattcgttgtcttcaggctctgtcattactgccttttgtttcccagtctggccagtggcttgggaagtgttggctgcgcgactgccagaggatggcgcgtttccctggaataacaaaattttgaattaaaaggGAAGAGCAAATGAACAAAGGACAAAGCACGAGTCAGGATATTTACCTCTTGAGGGGGTTCGCGGATTACAATACCAGCctgggcctgacgtggggctcgcgcgggtcgcggagccggctcGGCAGCAGCAGGAGGAACTTGTGCAGCATCTTCAGGGACGCGGGCAAGTAGATCAACGTCGGCAGGGTAGGGGTATCGCAGTTCCCCGAAAATGGCAGCGAATAGCTCATCATGTtgttgcctccagcagttaacagaaacttctgccCACCATACCTCGTATCCTTCCTCAGCCCCatccacagagtcaatctctcTAGCCCAGTCAGGGAGGTCAACCAGTACGAgtgtgctttgtgctggcggaggcccagaaagaGGCCCAAATCTACGCCAAgaggtattgtaattccaagcatcatacagagggaatggcactaattgaacaaggccgagttggcgagcgaagtggttgggagcatagagttcgtaactgagttcgtcagcggcaatcctgatgtcggaacaggagattgcgcgacgaaaggccaagcgcgcgcgatcgctGTAACGAGTGGCGCCAGGAAGAAATCCGTGTTCAAGCGGAGCCGGGAATCTTCGactcagcactaagtcgcagtatggcatctcgtgcagaaggtacaagtatgtgaagcactcagaataaggaggggatgtgtacctttcatcgcgacagagccatcgtcccaggagttgatcagtaggtggaagcaatgggatgtcgtcgcgacgaaaatatgggaagtaaatttgaatccagaagtcaagaatccaaaaagggccagaaatgccagtctcgaagggatgcattgtggcttggtacaaagtgcgatagagggcacccagcactggttgtcctaatccCACGCGGCGGCCGTTGTAAAGGGCCGTTGCCAGCAaggtccaggcaccagtgggcttacaggaggaagtacagaagataaacttacaaagccagtactccaagaaagcaatcccgccagtcgcattgtgctcctggcggtaataagccaaccaccgcggataggagccgctatgagcgctACGACCATTTTGGGCCATAGTGGAAGTAAAGgtatcagagtcgaattggccatgcagataaggctcgatgtcgatgggtaggccagtgatggtgagaatgtccaataaagtgatactcatttggccaaatcgaaaatcaaaggtgttggtggcggtgttccaaaaacagagaaaggcggcgagtggcgaacgattgccaccgcgcggaagacgaaaacaaagatcgatagtatgggtgatacctgctgcgttccagcgagccagatctcgagctcgcgcttcacgataccaggaaagctccgccgcactgataaaagatggccattgccctatttttgatcgatgattaggggcactccaactagtaaaatccccaggagtccttcggaggactgggatggggcggcgaacaggtaagccatagaaggcgatggcgtcggccgggaaagaatctcgcggcgttggacccagtccggcatggTTGTTCGAGAGTCGGATGAGCAGGGGTCTCTGGATAATGGTCTGGAGGATCAGGCTGGCACCGATGTTGGCTCCCCAAGAATGGGCGGcttgttcattcagttcttcttcttgatctaTAATGATTtttttcgggggagccatttctgggtttcgaagaggaagatgtgtgcaaaagagggtttctgggtttaggagactaaaagagtttctgatgtgacaggtctgaagtggctgcggatttaaataagagattttgtgagggaaacgatacgacagaaaggcgtttcgcgagtgaaaggacgcaaccctcattaatgacatcgtttcaagcattgaacgcttcgttttagtccccttcaatcagttgcATTTTCATAagcctgatttcgaggcctggggggcaatgtttgagcccaaaagtaattttagggtttaggctctagtggatctagcacagcgggccgatacctgcggcccaaaaataagcctactgggatttgggttacagcttcgcccattccggaatccatgaggaaaacgaaaccttattggaatcaagtagcagggattgactaggaaacttcaatcaatagtccttctacaacaaggagcagtcaaaaccctaggtatatataccaggtttcaaggaagaATTAAGGACTCTctatcatatcaatcaatcctagcgattacaaagcctccccggagcaaaccttcaaccttgttgaaacccggtgaccgcccgccagtcctagtctctccaagagccgactgtcagcatcaccagaccaacccggcgaccgtacttccagtcccagtctcccagcgagccgactgcgagcgcaaccgccaccgttactgtcagcgaagcaagggtaacgccctcgcaacccagcgaagctaaagtcacgctttagcgcaacccgtgctttctccaaacttcccagtgattgctctgcttagtctacaatactaagtatcgattcggtgaacgcaagagatcacaaccaaagtccttatccgtaaggcaaaagtccttttccgaaaggctagaaaagaaccctgtgacgaggttggtgctctcctcgtccacagcgcttgaagaagaagtcaggtcaagggactaccccaacgactgcaccccgcggtgctggcacgcctgcgcaatcactcgctcaaaagagacagtttgcaagccaactggttttggagccaaacagtaatTATCGAAAGATTTTAAATAACCAATTAAACCAAATACCACGATCAATTCAAAGGCATCACATAATCGAATTGCCAAACCTACCAACTGttttctttgccaaaaaaaaaaaaaaaaaaacctaccaACTGTTTTAGGGGTTGTATAGCTGTGATCCTCATCATGTACTATTTGGTGCACCACCAAACTCATCTTAACACCAAAAGTCCCAGCTTTCTCAAGTGCTTAGAATTGTGACAGTCTTCCACCCAGATAAAGGAAATGGTAATAACTCAAAGCTTTCCAGCTGTTGGGTTCCAATGCAATTATCAGTGCTCTTCTTTAGGCTACATGATAAATAAGCTCTGACGAAAGTTAAGAAGAGCTTTAAATAATGACGACTCAGTTATTCAATTATGTAgccaaattaagaaaaaaaagttctaagaggcagagaaaagaaaataagctATTTTTAGTTACTCCATTTCACCAAGGAACTTGTTCAACAAGATATGAAATGGAAACCAGCAAGAAAAGGCATGCAAGTCAGATCAGAAAGTTGAGCATGAGTCTGGCCAATAATAATAAGACACAATTTAATTAAAAGAAGGTGATTATGCCAGTTGCATTTGATTTCCACCAGGACCACAATTGTCCAGTATCATCAATTGGGTAGTAATCTGCAGTCAAAAACAAAATGATTGCAAAAGATTTACCCGCATGTGAAGGCTGTCCACTTTCATTGAGCATTGCTGCAAACAAAGGATGACAAAAAGACAGATATGATAAATCCAAAGATAACATGTGTGATGGTTACTCCTTGAGTGCTAGTCCTCTATTTCATGAATTAAGTATCTAATTCTTTTCAAAATTTACTTAGGTTTCAGAATGAATGTTCAATACGGTATGTGTAAGACATTTTGTTGTACTTTCTGTAATAGGTTAAACTTTTGTCAAGAAAACTAGCATAATATACATTCTTGGTCtattttctcctctctctctctctcttttttttttttttttttttcttatcaacTCTTAACTTTCGAGaacaaatatttattctttAGTTAAGGGGTGCAAGAGGTCATCGATTTAAGATCTCTAATCCTCTCTCCCATTTCTTTGATTCATCCCTGTAAGCTGGTAAGGCTATACAAGTATGTTTTCTATCGAATAAAGCATTTGCATATACATTGTTGGTCTATTTCATAACTGTTTAAGCTTTGGGGGTATGATGTACTGGTTGTGCAGTTGGACCAGTTAGTAGAGCTCCATATATATGAGCTACTGCAATTACAAGGGTTCTTAGAATTGACAATTCAGAAGACTGGGGTCCCTCCATTGTTGTCAGTTGGACCAGTTAGTAGTTATGATATAGCAGGTGATTTCTGTGAATACAAAACCTGCCATCACCAATATCTCATGCATATATTTCAGATTTCAGCTGGTACCACTTTTTGTTTGATATTTCTACCAATTATTTTAGATATGAATCAGAACTTGGTGATAGTGATAGAAAAAATCAACAATGGTAATCAACATAAaccaaataaataattaataaataaaaaaaccacACAAGCTTTTCTTCTATCATCAAGAAAAACGAGTCACTAGATTTTGCAGCAAAACACTCTAGATATGAAGTGCTCCCATATTTACAGTATGAGAAAGCAGCATTTAGCCGAGTATGCAGGGCCTGTATGCTAGCACTATGTAAGAAgatgtaaaaaagaaaaaaaagaaaaaaaactaaaaacaataaatatcgcctaaccaaaaaagaaaaaagaaaaccagcATGAACCAGAGGATGGTTGTGAAAGAAAAGCAAACAAAGCCCAGTGGAAGCCAATCTTTCTTAGCACTCCTGTCTCATCAGATTTTGCTTCCTTCTGTTGTTGTCAAACTCTAGGTTTCCGTTGTCATACAAGACGGTAAAAATAAATGGGGCACCAACTGTGTCTTATATAGGTCTGTTTCTTTGTCTCTCACTCCTTTCTTGAAATCTTGGAGCTGcaaatttaaaaattattcaGCATTAGCGAGGTCCTAGTCAACGTTTAGGGAGGCAAATTTGATAAAATTAAACTCCAAAAGCAAAATGCAACCTTGATGTTTTTAAAATTGCATACCAAGTCCGTTGGCCTCAGAGGTCCTCATTATTCGAAGCCTTTTCACCGAGGTGAGGAACATCCTATATACCATAGCAAACATTATTAGCACATTTTAGTGGGGTGTGTTTCTTTAAACTTCTTTTCAACAAAACCTGTATCACTGTCAGCAGCATACCTCCAAGGGACATCTCCAACAAGCATCCAGTCTCCGTCTTTATCTTCATAAGTGAGCACAAACTCGGAGGATCCATCCAGAAGCCTTGAGGGTTTTGTTGCTTGTTCCTTGTCTCCACCTAACATAAGCACATCAAAGTCAATGCCATACAAGAATACTAGCATCACATACGAAATGCATCAAATAATCGACTGATCTATAATGATACTTTATTGGTTCACGATCTATCCTGCCAAAGGCGAAGAAACTAACCGATTGAATTGCCAGTTGTAGTGGTGCTGAAGAACATGTCCTCAAGTGTTTGAGCTAAAGTCTCATAGCAAGTGTGAGCATTTAAATCCACTTTCCTCCCTATAGGAATTCCATCCATGTTGACCTTCACAAATCCCAGATGCCCTTTCTCTTTCACAGTTGACTTATTACCAGTGTAGATTTTCTTCTTGTAAGTGTCCTTAGATTTGTCCCCATCTGCCTTGTCATCTTCAGACCTTGCAGTCTTTGCCTGGTTAACCAAGCTGTTCATCCTTGCAGCACTTATAGGTGGCCATCCCACAACTTGACTGtttcacaaaatcaattatcAAAACATGTCAAGatatgtcataaaaaaaaaaaaaataaacatgttAAGATAAATCCAAAAACAGGGGAACAGTATTCACCACTTTACTCTCTTTTTATTGAGAATATTTTCTACAAGATACACAATCATATATGATATAGACCAACACAATGCTACGATACTATAAATTAGTGGTAAATGAAATTAATAATTTTCTTAATACAATATTTTTGAATAATGTTCATCAGATTAAAAACTATTTGTAATTTTTCTATTACATAAAAACTATTTGTATTTACAAGACTTAAACTTTATAGTGTGACATAATGACGAATAAGacaactaaaaaaaaacagttgAATATAGAACATAGCAGACAAAAATTGCAGAGATCAGCAGAACAATCAACTGGTAAAtggaaacaaattttttttgtatttttcaaacaAAGTTTTAATCTTTTCTATGGGGTAGTAAGACTAAATTTAAGATCAAAAATGGAAAATCATTTCATTATCACCAAGCTCTATACAGCAAAGAACATGCATATAATATTCTTCAAAGAattaattttctcattttcccCAAGTTTTCTCATTAACTAAACACATTAAAATAgttatcaaaaaacaaaaaagtgctTCCTTTCCATGAATTAATAATCTGACCTTACAGCAGTGGGAGATCCAGCCTCTTCAGCAGCCCTCTTATTTCCAGAAACAGAAGAAGCATTATTTGCTCTCTGTGAGAATCTTGCAGACCCATGAGACACCATGGAAGGGAAGTCTTTAGCAGTCAAGATTCTTCCACGCTCGCCCCATGCACAGGCTTTGGGCTTCTGTGCagaaccaccaccaccacccaggCTCAGGCCCAGTTCAAGCTCAGTTTCAGCTGGGTATGAAGATACCTCAGAGGACATGCCCACATAGTCTTGCTCCACCACCTGTTGTTCCACCTTTGACATTGCTGACTCATTTGTTGAGCACCCAGAAGACCCACCTCCAAGTAATCCCAGAGTGCCTTCCATTAAAACCAGAAGAGAGATTTCTAGACAGGTTGAAGAAGTTGggagttgagagagagagaaaga
Coding sequences within:
- the LOC133711776 gene encoding uncharacterized protein LOC133711776, whose product is MGLRKDTRYGGQKFLLTAGGTSASQAQTPTIVNNSPPPAGAASNAQLASVLVQIIDDSSPEAEDRVPLPDAPHEEPSDIPVLEQIAPDSIPIPSEANPEAMPAVVEHEPPAEENPNAFNTEDAEAEAVEAEAAEPALNMVGQEPLPPAPQVTEAGGLVNLPEPMPEAAPVAEPPEAKSYRNGTAFNANTYLRMMNT
- the LOC133709400 gene encoding auxin-responsive protein IAA13-like isoform X1, translated to MEGTLGLLGGGSSGCSTNESAMSKVEQQVVEQDYVGMSSEVSSYPAETELELGLSLGGGGGSAQKPKACAWGERGRILTAKDFPSMVSHGSARFSQRANNASSVSGNKRAAEEAGSPTAVSQVVGWPPISAARMNSLVNQAKTARSEDDKADGDKSKDTYKKKIYTGNKSTVKEKGHLGFVKVNMDGIPIGRKVDLNAHTCYETLAQTLEDMFFSTTTTGNSIGGDKEQATKPSRLLDGSSEFVLTYEDKDGDWMLVGDVPWRMFLTSVKRLRIMRTSEANGLAPRFQERSERQRNRPI
- the LOC133709400 gene encoding auxin-responsive protein IAA13-like isoform X2; translation: MEGTLGLLGGGSSGCSTNESAMSKVEQQVVEQDYVGMSSEVSSYPAETELELGLSLGGGGGSAQKPKACAWGERGRILTAKDFPSMVSHGSARFSQRANNASSVSGNKRAAEEAGSPTAVSQVVGWPPISAARMNSLVNQAKTARSEDDKADGDKSKDTYKKKIYTGNKSTVKEKGHLGFVKVNMDGIPIGRKVDLNAHTCYETLAQTLEDMFFSTTTTGNSIGGDKEQATKPSRLLDGSSEFVLTYEDKDGDWMLVGDVPWRMFLTSVKRLRIMRTSEANGLGMQF